In the Theobroma cacao cultivar B97-61/B2 chromosome 1, Criollo_cocoa_genome_V2, whole genome shotgun sequence genome, one interval contains:
- the LOC18611732 gene encoding citrate-binding protein, with the protein MALAVLFSLLCLSLSQLLSFQANAQQNPTSGFTAVPLSQSNFKLQKPYDKSPSERYSFSNGEHRLWVFATDKPHTTSSDTKPRTEIRIRGYDYSSGVWQFEGQAYVPSGTTGTSIMQVFGDSSRATTIMLRVYTGSLTVYRSSVILSNMYNRWFKVNVIHDVGASNVKVYIDGVLKYEGSGAGGNNHYFKFGVYGQNDESNYMESRWRGIRVLRRN; encoded by the exons ATGGCTCTCGCAGTCCTTTTTTCGCTTCTTTGTCTGAGCCTGAGTCAGCTCCTTTCCTTCCAGGCCAATGCCCAGCAGAATCCTACAAGCGGGTTCACCGCCGTTCCTCTATCTCAATCAAATTTCAAGCTGCAGAAGCCTTATGATAAGTCTCCAAGCGAACGGTACAGTTTCAGCAATGGCGAACACAGATTGTGGGTGTTCGCCACAGACAAGCCTCACACAACAAGTAGCGATACGAAGCCACGCACGGAGATCCGGATTCGA GGCTATGATTACTCATCTGGGGTATGGCAATTTGAGGGACAGGCATATGTCCCGAGTGGAACAACCGGCACGTCCATCATGCAAGTATTTGGCGATTCTTCCCGTGCTACTACCATAATGCTCCGAGTATACACCGGCTCGCTCACGGTTTACAGGTCTTCGGTCATACTATCAAACATGTATAACAGATGGTTCAAAGTAAACGTAATCCACGATGTTGGTGCATCGAATGTGAAGGTTTACATTGATGGAGTTCTTAAATATGAAGGATCAGGTGCTGGAGGAAACAATCACTACTTCAAATTTGGAGTTTACGGACAGAATGACGAGTCCAATTACATGGAGTCTCGTTGGAGGGGAATCAGGGTTCTCAGGAGGAATTAA